From Magnolia sinica isolate HGM2019 chromosome 13, MsV1, whole genome shotgun sequence, one genomic window encodes:
- the LOC131222475 gene encoding glucosamine 6-phosphate N-acetyltransferase, which translates to METKLAPAAEEAGECFPVRRLQITDKSKGFIDLLGQLTVCDPISDEQFLARFQDLKSNGDDHVICVIEDDHSGRIIATGSVFVEKKFIRNCGKVGHIEDVVVDSGARGKHLGQKIVRFLLDHARSMGCYKVILDCDVENKGFYEKCGFKEKSVQMAMYLD; encoded by the coding sequence ATGGAGACCAAGCTCGCACCAGCAGCAGAAGAAGCTGGGGAGTGCTTTCCTGTCCGTAGGTTACAGATCACAGACAAAAGCAAGGGCTTCATCGATCTTCTAGGGCAACTGACCGTCTGCGATCCCATCTCCGACGAGCAGTTCCTCGCCAGGTTTCAAGATCTCAAATCCAACGGCGACGATCACGTGATCTGTGTCATCGAGGATGACCATTCTGGAAGAATCATCGCTACCGGAAGCGTTTTCGTGGAGAAGAAATTCATAAGGAATTGtggcaaggtgggccacatcgaagACGTCGTTGTCGATTCCGGGGCCCGGGGGAAGCATCTAGGGCAGAAGATCGTGCGGTTCCTGTTGGACCATGCCCGGTCGATGGGATGCTATAAGGTGATTCTGGATTGCGACGTCGAGAACAAGGGATTCTACGAGAAGTGCGGATTCAAGGAAAAGAGCGTCCAGATGGCAATGTATTTGGATTGA